One part of the Clarias gariepinus isolate MV-2021 ecotype Netherlands chromosome 24, CGAR_prim_01v2, whole genome shotgun sequence genome encodes these proteins:
- the LOC128511996 gene encoding immunoglobulin lambda-1 light chain-like isoform X10: MLPALCSLFTALSCVSGVTVVTQKPPVLTLTQGQTATMDCNLGTVADDSTRWYKQVPGGVPQYVLRNYHSWSSPDYGSGFSSPKFTSTHSSKSDYKLIISNVEVGDSAVYYCNTWDSSAKEWVFGQGTKLIVSDAALPAPVLTVLPPSSKQLESKKATLVCLASEVAGGFADVRWLVNGNSVTSGVITGSALQQTNKKFTLSSSLTVDSSEWENNKDITCEVSAGGKAASVKINKSECSE; encoded by the exons atgcTGCCAGCGCTCTGCTCTCTCTTCACTGCTCTCTCAT GTGTCAGTGGTGTGACTGTGGTGACCCAGAAGCCTCCTGTTCTCACACTGACTCAAGGACAGACGGCCACCATGGACTGTAACCTGGGGACTGTTGCTGATGATAGCACACGTTGGTACAAACAGGTTCCTGGAGGAGTTCCTCAGTATGTGTTAAGAAATTATCACAGCTGGAGTTCTCCTGACTATGGATCTGGTTTCTCATCTCCTAAATTCACATCAACACACTCCTCTAAATCAGATTATAAACTGATTATTAGTAATGTGGAGGTTGGAGACTCAGCAGTGTATTACTGTAACACATGGGACAGCTCTGCTAAAGAGTG GGTATTCGGCCAAGGAACAAAGCTGATCGTCAGCG ACGCTGCTCTCCCGGCTCCTGTTCTGACCGTTCTCCCTCCGTCCAGTAAACAGCTGGAGTCTAAAAAAGCCACTCTAGTGTGTTTGGCCAGCGAGGTGGCCGGTGGTTTTGCTGATGTGCGTTGGCTCGTGAACGGGAACTCGGTCACCAGTGGAGTCATCACCGGCTCTGCACTGCAGCAAACCAATAAGAAATTCACACTGAGCAGCTCTTTGACCGTCGACAGCTCCGAGTGGGAAAACAACAAAGACATAACATGTGAAGTGTCTGCTGGAGGAAAAGCTGCATCGGTGAAGATTAACAAGTCTGAATGCAGTGAATGA